Part of the Paenibacillus sp. JNUCC32 genome is shown below.
AGCAATTTGCCCGCCTTCTCCGCGAAGGTCGGCCAATCCGAGGCACCGTCTTCGATCACGGGTTCGATTTGCTTGCCGAGCACGCCGCCCGCCGCATTGATCTCTTCGATCGCAAGCATCTCGGCATCCTTAACGGATACCTCGCTGATCGCCATCGTTCCGCTGAGCGAGTGAAGAATGCCGACCTTGATCGAGTCGCCTGCGGCTTCTACCGGCGGGCTCCCGTTACCCGCTCCGGCGGTTGGAGCGGTTTCCTTTTCCGTCACGCAGCCTGACATTAAAATGGCGCATAATACAAACGAGGCCCATCCTTTAACGATTACGCTTTGTTTTTTCATTGGCTCCCCACTCCCTTTTTCCGTTTCCGAACATTCCGTCTATAACCTCTCTACTCTGTTCGTTATTCCACATTATAGTTGCCTTATATTTCCTGTGTCAATAATTCTTACATAATTTTATTTCATTTTTTCATTTTTAGTAAAATTGTCGTGTTAATCCCCTATTTTGTGTTATATAAAATAACATTCAGTTTGTGATTATATAATGATAGAATGAATTTTCTTTATGATGTGTTATTTTTATTGACGTAAAATAAAAAACAGCCCTTGATTTCTCAAGAGACTGCCGTCGTTCATTATTTATCTGGTCATGTTCCTGTTCGAAATCGTAATCGGCACCCGGTCCGGATAATCCGTAATGATACCGTCAACGTTAATTTGAAGCACGTAAGGTATTTGCAGCATATCCCGAATGGTCCACACCATCGTTTTCATCCCCGATTTATGGATCTTTTGGACCAGACCCTTGGAGACGAGCCTCATCGATATACTCACGTAGTCCGCGTACGCCTTCATATTATCCAGCCGCTGCTTGGATAAGTCGCCCGCATTGGTGATAACTACGCCTAGCGGGATATCGGGCATCAGCTGGCGGAACCGAACCAGCGAGTCCGTATCGGCAGACTGAACGATAATCAGGTCCTTGTACCTTAATCCATCAGTCTGGGCGGCATATCTTCTCAAATCGCCAGCAACCTTTTGCTCGATGCCCGGGTACCGGGAGGGCGATTTCAATTCGATCAGCAATCCGATCCGGCCACCGAAGTGCTCAAGCACCTCCGCCAATGTCGGAATGATTTCTCCTTTGAACGACGAATCGTACCACGAACCCGCATCCAGCCGCCGCAGCTCCTCCAAGGTTAGGCCGCCCACTTCGCCTTGCCCGTCGGTGGTTCGCTCAACCGTGGAATCATGGATCACCACGACCTCTCCATCCTTGCTCAGCTGAACATCCAGCTCCAGCATATCCGCTCCCATGTCAAACGCTTTGACAAACGCAGCCATCGTATTCTCAGGCGCATAACCCGACGCCCCCCGATGGGCGATATTGACCCAGGACTCGTCGCGTTCATCCCCGGACCTGATCCAGGCCTCTCGTTCCCTGGCATGATGAAATGGATAATGAGGCACGTCGGCTGCCGTTTGGGAACCGGTTACTGCCAGCAGAGCAGCAAAGATAACCATCATTCTTTTCATAGGGCTTCCCATCTCCTAGTCCTGCTTTGTTCGCTTTATGACTTC
Proteins encoded:
- a CDS encoding glycerophosphodiester phosphodiesterase, with the protein product MKRMMVIFAALLAVTGSQTAADVPHYPFHHAREREAWIRSGDERDESWVNIAHRGASGYAPENTMAAFVKAFDMGADMLELDVQLSKDGEVVVIHDSTVERTTDGQGEVGGLTLEELRRLDAGSWYDSSFKGEIIPTLAEVLEHFGGRIGLLIELKSPSRYPGIEQKVAGDLRRYAAQTDGLRYKDLIIVQSADTDSLVRFRQLMPDIPLGVVITNAGDLSKQRLDNMKAYADYVSISMRLVSKGLVQKIHKSGMKTMVWTIRDMLQIPYVLQINVDGIITDYPDRVPITISNRNMTR